From a single Bradyrhizobium sediminis genomic region:
- the carA gene encoding glutamine-hydrolyzing carbamoyl-phosphate synthase small subunit produces MTSTENNPAWPDHKPTALLVLADGTVLEGFGLGAEGQAVGEVCFNTAMTGYEEILTDPSYAGQLITFTFPHIGNVGTNDEDIETVNMAATPGARGVILRSAITDPSNYRATNHLDQWLKARGIIGISGIDTRALTALIRKHGMPNAVIAHARDGQFDLHGLKEEAREWPGLEGMDLVPMVTSGQRFTWDETPWAWDKGFGRQTAPEFNVVAIDYGIKRNILRLLAGEGCKVTVVPATTSAEDILAMKPDGVFLSNGPGDPAETGKYAVPVIQKLISSGTPTFGICLGHQMLGLAVGARTKKMHQGHHGANHPVKDETTGKVEITSMNHGFAVDQATLPKGATQTHISLFDGSNCGIQLEGKPVFSVQYHPEASPGPRDSHYLFKRFADLMRANKRA; encoded by the coding sequence ATGACATCAACAGAAAACAACCCAGCCTGGCCGGACCACAAACCGACCGCGCTTCTCGTGCTTGCCGATGGCACCGTGCTGGAGGGTTTCGGCCTCGGCGCGGAAGGCCAGGCGGTTGGCGAAGTCTGCTTCAACACCGCGATGACGGGCTATGAGGAGATCCTCACCGATCCCTCCTATGCCGGCCAGCTCATCACCTTCACCTTCCCGCATATCGGCAACGTCGGCACCAATGACGAGGACATCGAGACGGTGAACATGGCGGCGACGCCGGGCGCGCGCGGCGTGATCCTGCGCAGCGCCATCACCGATCCCTCGAACTACCGCGCCACCAACCATCTCGACCAGTGGCTGAAGGCGCGCGGCATCATCGGCATTTCCGGCATCGATACCCGCGCGCTGACCGCGCTGATCCGCAAGCACGGCATGCCCAACGCCGTGATCGCGCACGCCAGAGACGGCCAGTTCGACCTGCACGGCCTGAAGGAAGAAGCGCGCGAATGGCCCGGCCTCGAAGGCATGGACCTGGTGCCGATGGTCACGTCAGGCCAGCGCTTCACCTGGGACGAAACGCCGTGGGCCTGGGATAAAGGCTTCGGCCGGCAGACCGCGCCCGAGTTCAACGTGGTGGCGATCGACTACGGCATCAAGCGCAACATCCTGCGGCTACTCGCCGGCGAAGGCTGCAAGGTCACGGTGGTGCCGGCGACCACGTCGGCCGAAGACATCCTGGCGATGAAGCCCGACGGCGTGTTCCTGTCGAACGGCCCCGGCGATCCCGCCGAGACCGGCAAATACGCGGTGCCGGTGATCCAGAAGCTGATCTCTTCGGGCACGCCGACCTTCGGCATCTGCCTCGGCCACCAGATGCTCGGCCTCGCCGTCGGCGCCAGGACCAAGAAGATGCATCAGGGCCACCACGGCGCCAATCATCCGGTCAAGGACGAGACCACCGGCAAGGTGGAGATCACCTCGATGAACCACGGTTTTGCGGTGGACCAGGCGACCCTGCCGAAAGGCGCCACGCAAACCCACATCTCGCTGTTCGACGGCTCCAATTGCGGCATCCAGCTCGAGGGCAAGCCGGTGTTCTCGGTGCAGTATCACCCGGAAGCCTCCCCCGGCCCGCGCGACTCGCATTACCTGTTCAAGCGGTTCGCCGATTTGATGCGGGCGAACAAGCGGGCCTAA
- a CDS encoding alpha/beta fold hydrolase, translating into MDNTMPILLVPGLVSSPRIYAPVVPALWRFGPVTVANHIRDDNMGAIARRILAEAPPRFALAGHSMGGYIAFEIMRQAPDRVAKLALINTQARPDTPEATARRRGQIARAQKGEFRAILDELFPGFVHPSRRGDTSLRQLVYDMGDDVGAEAFVRQQTAVMTRPDSRPMMAWIKCPALVLTGDEDNTIPNSLSVEMANGIPGAKLVILPNCGHLPQPEQPQATAEALAEWLQN; encoded by the coding sequence ATGGACAATACGATGCCGATTCTGCTCGTTCCCGGGCTGGTGTCGTCGCCGCGGATTTATGCGCCTGTGGTCCCGGCCTTGTGGCGGTTCGGGCCGGTGACGGTCGCCAACCACATCCGCGACGACAATATGGGCGCCATCGCGCGCCGGATCCTGGCCGAGGCGCCGCCGCGTTTCGCGCTCGCCGGGCACTCGATGGGCGGCTACATCGCCTTCGAGATCATGCGGCAGGCGCCGGACCGGGTGGCGAAGCTGGCGCTGATCAACACCCAGGCGCGGCCGGATACGCCGGAGGCGACCGCGCGCCGCCGCGGCCAGATCGCCCGCGCGCAAAAAGGCGAATTCCGCGCCATCCTCGATGAACTGTTTCCCGGCTTCGTGCACCCGTCGCGGCGCGGCGACACCTCCTTGCGCCAATTGGTCTACGACATGGGCGACGACGTCGGGGCGGAGGCCTTTGTCCGGCAGCAGACCGCCGTCATGACCCGGCCGGACTCCCGGCCGATGATGGCGTGGATCAAGTGTCCGGCGCTGGTGCTGACCGGCGATGAGGACAACACCATTCCGAATTCGCTGTCGGTCGAGATGGCGAACGGCATTCCCGGCGCAAAACTCGTGATCCTGCCGAATTGCGGCCACCTCCCGCAGCCGGAGCAGCCGCAGGCGACCGCCGAGGCGCTGGCCGAATGGCTGCAGAACTAG
- a CDS encoding GatB/YqeY domain-containing protein, with protein MLRDDINNAVKDAMRAKDERKLSTLRMVNSTIKNADIAARGEGKPPLSDADLLGVFQKMIKQRQESVELYDKGGRAELAAQEREEIAIISAYLPKQMSDDDVKAAIAAAVAETNAAGMKDMGKVISVLKAKYAGQMDFGKASGMVKAALSS; from the coding sequence ATGCTGCGCGATGACATCAACAACGCGGTCAAGGACGCGATGCGGGCCAAGGACGAGCGCAAGCTCTCCACGCTGCGCATGGTCAATTCGACCATCAAGAACGCCGATATCGCCGCGCGCGGCGAAGGCAAGCCGCCGCTGTCGGACGCGGATCTGCTCGGCGTGTTCCAGAAGATGATCAAGCAGCGCCAGGAATCGGTCGAGCTCTACGACAAGGGCGGCCGCGCCGAACTCGCCGCGCAGGAACGCGAGGAGATCGCGATCATTTCCGCCTACCTGCCGAAGCAGATGTCGGACGACGACGTCAAGGCCGCGATCGCCGCCGCGGTCGCCGAGACCAATGCGGCCGGCATGAAGGACATGGGCAAGGTGATATCAGTGCTGAAGGCGAAATACGCCGGGCAGATGGATTTCGGCAAGGCCAGCGGCATGGTCAAGGCGGCGCTGTCTTCTTAA
- a CDS encoding acyl-CoA synthetase — MLTEASSYDELYRNFRWDIPDRFNIATACCDRHADGTNRLALIYVDEDGAATRTSFDQVAEFSRRFANVLRADGLVRGDRVAVFLSQSLELPVAHLAAFRSGMVSIPLFTLFGEDALEFRLANSGAKAIVTDEAGYEKLAKIRGRLPDLKNIYVIGASAPAGTTSFWPVLQAASPDFTTVDTAADHPAVIIYTSGTTGNPKGALHAHRVVLGHLPNIEMCHDFLPKPGDLMWTPADWAWIGGLINALFAAWYHAVPIVGHRARKFDPQAAMQMMADYGIRNVFLPPTALKLMRQAGVKHEGVRLRSIFTGGESLGGELLDWVRATFGIDAHEVFGQTECNLVIGSNSKLFPIRPGSMGKATPGFDVRIVNDKGEELPRGQRGIIGVRQPVPCTMLEYWRNPEATAKKYAGGFLLTGDLGIQDEDGYFWYVSREDDVITTAGYRVGPSEIEHTLMKHPAVAMSAVVGIPDPIRTESIKAWVVLRPGFAPSEALAREIQDFVKVQLAAHEYPRFVQFTDTLPMTATGKVLRRELRTLG; from the coding sequence ATGCTCACCGAAGCCTCCAGTTACGACGAACTGTACCGCAACTTCCGCTGGGATATCCCGGATCGCTTCAATATCGCCACCGCCTGCTGCGACCGCCATGCCGATGGCACCAATCGGCTGGCGCTGATCTATGTCGATGAGGATGGTGCTGCGACGCGCACCTCGTTCGACCAGGTCGCCGAATTCTCTCGCCGCTTCGCCAATGTGTTGAGGGCCGACGGTCTCGTTCGCGGCGACCGCGTCGCGGTGTTCCTGTCGCAGTCGCTGGAATTGCCGGTCGCGCATCTGGCGGCGTTTCGTTCCGGCATGGTGTCGATCCCGCTGTTCACTTTGTTCGGCGAGGACGCGCTGGAATTTCGCCTCGCGAATTCCGGCGCCAAAGCCATCGTCACCGACGAGGCCGGCTACGAGAAGCTGGCGAAAATACGCGGCCGCTTGCCGGATCTGAAGAACATCTACGTTATCGGCGCTTCCGCGCCGGCCGGAACAACATCGTTCTGGCCGGTGCTGCAGGCGGCATCCCCCGATTTTACGACCGTCGATACCGCCGCCGACCATCCCGCCGTGATCATCTACACCTCCGGCACCACGGGAAATCCCAAGGGCGCGCTGCATGCCCACCGCGTCGTGCTCGGCCATCTGCCCAATATCGAGATGTGCCACGACTTCCTGCCCAAGCCCGGCGACCTGATGTGGACGCCGGCCGACTGGGCCTGGATCGGCGGGCTGATCAACGCCCTGTTCGCCGCCTGGTATCACGCCGTGCCGATCGTCGGGCATCGGGCGCGAAAATTCGATCCGCAGGCGGCGATGCAGATGATGGCCGATTACGGCATCCGCAACGTGTTCCTGCCGCCGACCGCGCTGAAGCTGATGCGGCAGGCCGGCGTCAAACATGAAGGCGTCAGGCTGCGCTCCATCTTCACCGGCGGCGAGTCGCTCGGCGGCGAACTGCTGGACTGGGTCCGCGCCACCTTCGGCATCGACGCCCACGAAGTATTCGGCCAGACCGAATGCAATCTCGTGATCGGCAGCAACTCGAAACTGTTTCCGATCCGGCCGGGCTCGATGGGCAAGGCGACGCCCGGCTTCGACGTCCGCATCGTCAACGACAAGGGCGAGGAACTGCCGAGGGGACAGCGCGGCATCATCGGCGTGCGCCAGCCCGTTCCCTGCACCATGCTCGAATACTGGCGCAACCCGGAAGCGACCGCGAAGAAATATGCCGGCGGGTTCCTGCTGACCGGCGACCTCGGCATCCAGGATGAGGACGGTTACTTCTGGTATGTCAGCCGCGAGGACGACGTGATCACGACCGCCGGCTACCGCGTCGGTCCCTCGGAGATCGAGCACACGCTGATGAAGCATCCGGCGGTGGCGATGTCCGCGGTGGTCGGCATTCCCGATCCGATCCGCACCGAATCGATCAAGGCCTGGGTCGTGCTGCGGCCGGGCTTCGCACCGAGCGAGGCGCTGGCGCGCGAGATCCAGGATTTCGTCAAGGTGCAGCTCGCCGCCCACGAATATCCGCGCTTCGTGCAATTCACCGACACCCTGCCGATGACCGCGACCGGCAAGGTGTTGCGCCGGGAATTGCGGACGCTGGGGTAG
- a CDS encoding DUF2189 domain-containing protein has translation MASISGKVDPVVRQITAADIAEALGQGLRDFQALPLFGLAFGALYAGGGIIILLCLTAFGMVYLAYPLAAGFALLGPFVAIGLYEVSRRREAGQTVSISGIWSTVKSRSEIGWMAFVTLFIFVIWMYQVRLLIALLIGLNASFSSLKEFITVVLTTNEGLWFLAIGNAVGAALSLVLFSLTVVSFPLLLDRDVDFITAMITSVRSVVASPVPMIGWAAVIVVLLVVSALPYFLGLVVTLPVLGHTTWHLYRRIVAPVPG, from the coding sequence ATGGCGTCGATTTCCGGCAAGGTCGATCCGGTGGTGCGGCAGATTACGGCGGCCGATATTGCCGAGGCGCTGGGGCAGGGGTTGCGCGATTTCCAGGCTCTGCCGCTGTTTGGGCTGGCCTTCGGCGCGCTCTATGCCGGAGGCGGCATTATCATCCTGCTTTGCCTGACCGCGTTCGGCATGGTCTATCTGGCCTATCCGCTCGCCGCCGGTTTTGCGCTGCTCGGTCCGTTCGTCGCGATCGGCCTCTACGAAGTCAGCCGCCGGCGCGAAGCCGGTCAAACCGTCTCGATATCGGGCATCTGGTCCACGGTGAAGTCGCGCAGCGAAATCGGCTGGATGGCGTTCGTCACCTTGTTCATCTTCGTGATCTGGATGTATCAGGTCCGCCTGCTGATCGCGCTCCTGATCGGGCTCAACGCCTCGTTCTCGAGCCTGAAGGAATTCATCACCGTGGTGCTCACCACCAATGAGGGATTGTGGTTCCTCGCCATCGGCAACGCGGTCGGCGCGGCGCTGTCGCTGGTCCTGTTCTCGCTGACGGTGGTGTCGTTCCCGCTTCTGCTCGACCGCGACGTCGATTTCATCACCGCGATGATCACCAGCGTGCGCTCGGTGGTGGCGAGTCCGGTGCCGATGATCGGATGGGCCGCCGTCATCGTCGTGCTGCTGGTGGTCTCGGCGCTGCCGTATTTCCTCGGCCTCGTGGTGACGCTGCCGGTGCTCGGCCACACCACCTGGCACCTTTACCGGCGGATTGTTGCGCCGGTGCCGGGCTAA
- a CDS encoding SRPBCC family protein has product MNIDQFKPAIVYTIYIASTPEKVWEALISAEFTRKYFHGFAVEIDLKVGGAYVLRAPDGSVHISGEVIECDPPRKLTTTFNVNWDGLAEQLGMEIVTYEIERAGDAVRLTMTEAHERQLSDDILSGGRAGWPAILSSLKSLLETGEPLVVKMEPPQRMLEALKKMGIATP; this is encoded by the coding sequence ATGAACATCGATCAGTTCAAGCCCGCCATCGTCTACACGATCTACATCGCATCCACCCCCGAAAAGGTCTGGGAGGCACTGATATCGGCGGAGTTCACCAGGAAGTACTTTCACGGATTCGCCGTCGAGATCGATCTGAAGGTCGGCGGCGCGTATGTCCTGCGCGCGCCGGACGGCTCGGTTCACATCAGCGGCGAGGTGATCGAATGCGATCCGCCGCGGAAGCTGACGACGACGTTCAACGTCAACTGGGACGGTCTCGCCGAACAGCTCGGCATGGAAATCGTCACTTACGAGATCGAACGCGCCGGCGATGCCGTCCGTCTCACCATGACCGAGGCCCATGAGCGGCAACTCAGCGACGACATCCTGTCCGGCGGACGGGCCGGCTGGCCCGCGATCCTGTCCAGCCTGAAGAGCCTCCTGGAGACCGGCGAACCGCTGGTCGTCAAGATGGAGCCGCCGCAACGGATGCTGGAGGCGCTGAAGAAGATGGGGATTGCGACGCCGTAA
- a CDS encoding SRPBCC family protein: MSKPEFVYVTYIETTPEKLWQALTSSEFTKQYWWGTSVVSDWKVGSPFKLVMNGIATDDGEVLEADPPRRLSYTFHHLLNERAKQEKPSRVTFVLEPHGKLVKLTLTHQGFAPDSVVLDGISRGWPAILSSLKSMLEQGTALAIPLSCMESQSEVQQS, from the coding sequence ATGAGTAAACCGGAATTCGTCTACGTCACCTACATCGAGACCACACCCGAAAAGCTGTGGCAGGCGCTGACATCGAGCGAATTCACCAAACAGTACTGGTGGGGCACCAGCGTCGTCTCCGACTGGAAGGTCGGATCGCCGTTCAAGCTGGTGATGAACGGCATCGCCACCGACGACGGTGAGGTTCTGGAGGCGGATCCGCCGCGGCGACTGTCCTACACGTTCCATCATCTGCTCAACGAGCGGGCGAAACAGGAAAAGCCGTCGCGCGTCACCTTCGTGCTCGAGCCGCACGGCAAGCTCGTGAAGCTGACACTGACGCATCAAGGTTTCGCTCCGGACAGCGTCGTGCTCGACGGCATCTCCAGGGGCTGGCCGGCGATCCTGTCGAGCCTGAAGAGCATGCTGGAGCAAGGTACGGCGCTGGCGATTCCTCTCTCCTGCATGGAGAGTCAGTCCGAGGTTCAGCAGTCATGA
- a CDS encoding ArsR/SmtB family transcription factor — MDEVFKALADASRRSLLDRLHARNGQTLNELCDGLAMTRQAVTKHLGILEQANLVTTVRHGREKLHYLNPVPIHQIGERWIRKFERGRLAALGELKRQLEKRDE; from the coding sequence ATGGATGAGGTCTTCAAAGCGCTGGCCGACGCTTCGCGGCGGTCGCTGCTGGACCGGCTTCACGCCAGGAACGGGCAGACGCTGAACGAACTCTGCGACGGCCTCGCCATGACGCGGCAGGCCGTCACCAAACACCTTGGGATTCTCGAACAGGCCAACCTCGTCACCACCGTCAGGCACGGCCGCGAGAAGCTGCACTATCTCAATCCGGTGCCGATCCATCAGATCGGCGAGCGGTGGATCAGGAAATTCGAGCGCGGCAGGCTCGCCGCACTCGGCGAATTGAAACGGCAACTGGAGAAGCGTGATGAGTAA
- a CDS encoding LysE family translocator has translation MSLNLYLAFVAACIALALLPGPVVTLVIANGLRYGTRAALTNIAGVQAGLAIVIGIVAVGLTSLMATMGYWFDWVRFAGAAYLVWLGIKLIWSPVEGVDADAPPPPPRGGFFLQGFLVLLSNPKVLVFFGAFIPQFVDMNRDHFPQVALLGATFMITGAISDSIYALLAGRARLFFSARRTRLVSRISGGFMIGGGIWLALTRAR, from the coding sequence ATGTCGCTAAACCTCTATCTCGCCTTCGTTGCCGCCTGCATCGCGCTGGCGCTGCTGCCGGGGCCGGTGGTTACGCTGGTGATCGCCAACGGGCTCCGCTACGGCACCCGCGCGGCCCTGACCAACATTGCCGGCGTCCAGGCCGGGCTGGCGATCGTGATAGGCATCGTGGCGGTAGGGTTGACCTCGCTGATGGCGACGATGGGCTACTGGTTCGACTGGGTGCGCTTTGCCGGCGCGGCCTATCTGGTCTGGCTCGGCATCAAGCTGATCTGGTCGCCGGTGGAAGGCGTTGACGCCGATGCGCCGCCGCCCCCGCCGCGCGGCGGCTTCTTCCTGCAGGGCTTTCTGGTGCTGCTCAGTAACCCCAAGGTGCTGGTGTTCTTCGGCGCATTCATTCCGCAGTTCGTGGACATGAACAGAGATCATTTCCCGCAGGTGGCGCTGCTCGGCGCCACCTTCATGATCACGGGCGCGATCTCCGATTCGATCTATGCGCTGCTGGCCGGCCGTGCCCGGTTGTTCTTCTCGGCGCGCCGGACGCGGCTGGTATCGCGGATCTCCGGCGGCTTCATGATCGGCGGCGGCATCTGGCTGGCGCTGACGCGGGCGCGATAA
- a CDS encoding DUF3592 domain-containing protein, which yields MPDLPWFVYAMLLAPLGLILVAAAYKTLQVRAAREWPSTPGRVVISNSEVRDVKVLDSEREGGRKLEQRNFANVVYEYAVAGKKLRNNRVSIGEDRGDFQVAETIAKYPAGAIVMVYYNPLHPNEAVLERDLPKGLWGCLGIGTAIAVAVVFGSVVGIKRISEFVGSRLTNPQMSVPVMALMGFGLVAALFALVLRRQSALAKTWPVVPGTIKLSGLDEYRAAPDKSGRRGQVMYERKVSYSYRFKDIAYTGVHASFSSNSKTTSPWVLRLWGMNFQDGASVKVWVNPVNPSEATLNPNVPFGWLLWLIALGLWTGACLIATAG from the coding sequence GTGCCCGATCTGCCATGGTTCGTCTATGCGATGCTGCTTGCGCCGCTCGGGTTGATCCTCGTCGCCGCCGCCTACAAGACGCTGCAGGTGCGCGCCGCCCGCGAATGGCCGTCGACGCCGGGCAGGGTGGTGATCTCGAATTCCGAAGTGCGCGACGTCAAGGTGCTCGATAGCGAGCGGGAGGGCGGGCGCAAGCTCGAGCAGCGCAACTTCGCCAATGTCGTCTACGAATATGCCGTCGCCGGCAAGAAGCTGCGCAACAACCGCGTCAGCATCGGCGAGGACCGCGGCGATTTCCAGGTTGCCGAGACGATCGCGAAGTATCCGGCCGGCGCCATCGTGATGGTCTACTACAATCCGCTGCATCCCAACGAAGCGGTGCTGGAGCGCGACCTGCCGAAGGGGCTGTGGGGTTGCCTCGGCATCGGAACGGCGATCGCGGTTGCGGTGGTGTTCGGCTCGGTCGTCGGCATCAAGCGCATCTCGGAATTCGTCGGCTCGCGATTGACCAATCCGCAAATGTCGGTGCCGGTGATGGCGCTGATGGGCTTCGGCCTGGTCGCGGCACTGTTCGCGCTGGTGCTGCGCCGGCAATCGGCGCTGGCGAAAACCTGGCCGGTGGTGCCGGGGACCATCAAACTGTCCGGCCTCGACGAATACCGCGCCGCGCCTGATAAAAGCGGCCGCCGCGGCCAGGTCATGTATGAGCGGAAGGTGTCCTACAGCTACCGATTCAAGGACATCGCCTATACCGGCGTGCATGCGAGCTTCAGCAGCAATTCCAAGACGACGTCGCCTTGGGTGCTGCGGCTGTGGGGGATGAATTTTCAAGACGGCGCCAGCGTCAAGGTCTGGGTCAATCCGGTCAATCCGTCGGAGGCGACGCTCAATCCGAACGTGCCATTCGGCTGGCTGTTGTGGCTGATCGCATTGGGATTGTGGACGGGCGCCTGTCTGATCGCGACGGCGGGCTAA
- a CDS encoding sigma-70 family RNA polymerase sigma factor yields MSEGPSSPPTARHAQLLALAGELRPELHRYCARLMGSVIEGEDVVQDTFARAFVALDELPEDTPLRAWLFRIAHNRALDLLRSRAIRAAEPIEAAREVADPESSDPVEVLMRREAVETAVSRFAELPTVQRSVVILKDVLDQSLEEIATTLDLTVNAVKAHLARGRTRLKAINAQAPAEPAPRPPSPAVARYVALFNRRDWDGLRAMLADDVRLIQSTYPLRAGAADVSMFFGIYSRSAPVRVAPAWLEGREVIAVWEEPEAVKPSYLMWLEWTDGRISFIRDYKYVRYVIDDAELVLAPGTAPPGEGAARG; encoded by the coding sequence TTGAGCGAAGGCCCATCCTCGCCGCCCACGGCGCGCCACGCGCAGCTCTTGGCGCTCGCCGGCGAGCTGCGGCCGGAGCTTCATCGCTACTGCGCGCGCCTGATGGGCTCGGTGATCGAGGGCGAGGACGTGGTGCAGGACACCTTTGCGCGCGCCTTCGTCGCGCTGGATGAACTGCCGGAAGACACGCCGCTCCGCGCCTGGCTGTTCCGGATCGCCCACAACCGCGCGCTGGACCTGCTGCGCAGCCGCGCGATCCGCGCGGCCGAGCCGATCGAGGCGGCCCGCGAGGTCGCCGATCCTGAGAGTTCCGATCCTGTGGAGGTGCTGATGCGGCGGGAGGCGGTCGAAACGGCGGTGTCGCGGTTCGCGGAGCTTCCGACCGTGCAGCGCAGCGTGGTGATCCTCAAGGACGTGCTCGACCAGTCGCTGGAGGAGATCGCCACCACGCTCGATCTCACGGTCAACGCGGTGAAGGCCCACCTCGCCCGCGGGCGGACCCGGCTCAAGGCCATCAACGCCCAGGCGCCGGCCGAGCCCGCGCCGCGCCCGCCGTCACCCGCCGTGGCCCGCTATGTCGCCCTGTTCAACCGGCGCGACTGGGACGGGCTGCGCGCGATGCTGGCCGATGACGTGCGGCTGATCCAGTCGACATACCCGCTGCGTGCCGGCGCCGCCGACGTCAGCATGTTCTTCGGCATCTATTCGCGCAGTGCCCCGGTGCGCGTCGCTCCCGCCTGGCTCGAGGGCCGCGAGGTGATCGCGGTCTGGGAGGAGCCTGAGGCGGTGAAGCCCAGCTACCTGATGTGGCTGGAGTGGACGGACGGCCGGATCAGCTTCATTCGCGACTACAAATATGTCCGCTACGTCATCGACGACGCGGAGCTGGTGCTGGCGCCGGGCACTGCGCCTCCGGGCGAGGGGGCCGCCCGCGGATGA
- a CDS encoding SDR family NAD(P)-dependent oxidoreductase yields MSLKDKNVVVTGGSRGLGLGLVEALVAHGARVTVIARNIDALEPVRARLGVATISADVTDETAAHRILAEVRPDILALNAGAKPRMGRLDQLSWADFTATWDTDVKAGLYWLQAALNLPLRPGSRVLVGSSGAAGNGSPLSGGYAGAKRMLWFMARYANGVSEQKGLGIRFQTIVPQQMVGGTGVGDAGAAAYARAMDIEREAFLARFGTPMPPREFGEKVVSVLDDPKYAEGFAFGLKGDTGITMLEGAAA; encoded by the coding sequence ATGAGCCTCAAGGACAAGAACGTCGTCGTTACCGGCGGAAGCCGTGGCCTCGGCCTCGGACTGGTCGAGGCCCTGGTCGCGCACGGCGCCAGGGTGACGGTCATCGCCCGCAACATCGATGCGCTCGAGCCGGTCCGCGCCCGGCTGGGCGTCGCCACCATCTCCGCCGACGTCACGGACGAGACCGCCGCCCACCGCATCCTTGCCGAGGTCCGCCCGGACATCCTGGCGCTGAATGCCGGCGCGAAGCCGCGGATGGGCCGGCTGGACCAGCTGAGCTGGGCGGATTTCACCGCGACCTGGGACACCGACGTCAAGGCCGGGCTGTATTGGCTGCAGGCGGCGCTCAACCTGCCGCTCAGGCCCGGAAGCCGTGTCCTGGTCGGATCGAGCGGCGCGGCCGGGAACGGATCGCCGCTGTCGGGCGGCTATGCCGGCGCCAAGCGCATGCTCTGGTTCATGGCCAGATACGCCAACGGGGTCTCGGAGCAGAAGGGCCTTGGGATCCGCTTCCAGACGATCGTGCCGCAGCAGATGGTCGGCGGCACCGGCGTCGGCGACGCGGGCGCCGCCGCCTATGCGCGCGCGATGGACATCGAGCGCGAGGCGTTCCTGGCCCGCTTTGGCACGCCGATGCCGCCCCGGGAGTTCGGCGAGAAAGTCGTTTCGGTGCTGGACGATCCGAAATATGCCGAGGGCTTCGCCTTCGGGCTCAAGGGCGACACGGGAATAACAATGCTCGAGGGAGCAGCAGCTTGA
- a CDS encoding N-formylglutamate amidohydrolase, with protein sequence MTLDSAGGTSLLLGPQEVTPVLEENAGGRSPFLLTCDHYGRLIPRALGDLGLPESELTRHIAWDIGIAGVAEALSKRLDAHLIAQRYSRLVIDCNRPPSAPSSIPHVSEATAIPGNQDLAADAAEARRRQIFDPYHRRIEQAIDARLRKGTPTVLVALHSFTPVYKGSARPWHIGTLYHRDTRLPPLLLKLLRAESGLVVGDNEPYAVSDATDYTIPVHGEARGLMNSGIEIRQDLIAAPAGQRQWADRLARIFIGIEATMREQRLLPA encoded by the coding sequence ATGACGTTGGACAGCGCAGGCGGCACATCCCTACTCCTCGGACCGCAGGAGGTTACGCCGGTACTCGAGGAAAATGCGGGCGGCCGCTCGCCGTTCCTGCTCACATGCGATCACTACGGCCGCCTGATCCCGCGCGCGCTCGGCGATCTCGGCTTGCCGGAAAGCGAATTGACGCGCCACATCGCCTGGGATATCGGCATCGCCGGCGTCGCCGAGGCGCTGTCGAAACGGCTCGACGCGCATCTGATCGCGCAGCGCTATTCGCGGCTGGTGATCGACTGCAACCGGCCGCCGAGCGCGCCGAGCTCGATCCCGCACGTCTCCGAGGCGACGGCGATTCCCGGTAATCAGGACCTTGCCGCCGACGCCGCCGAGGCGCGGCGCCGGCAGATCTTCGATCCCTATCACCGCCGCATCGAGCAGGCGATCGACGCCCGCCTGCGCAAGGGTACGCCGACCGTGCTGGTGGCGCTGCACAGTTTTACCCCGGTCTATAAGGGGAGCGCGCGGCCCTGGCACATCGGCACGCTCTATCATCGCGACACACGGCTGCCGCCGCTGCTGTTGAAGCTGTTGCGCGCGGAATCGGGTCTGGTGGTCGGCGACAACGAGCCCTATGCGGTGAGCGATGCGACCGACTACACCATCCCCGTGCATGGCGAGGCGCGCGGGCTGATGAACAGCGGCATCGAAATCCGCCAGGATCTGATCGCAGCGCCCGCCGGGCAACGGCAATGGGCGGACCGGCTGGCGCGGATATTCATCGGGATCGAAGCGACGATGCGCGAGCAGCGGCTGCTGCCGGCCTGA